A window of Fibrobacter sp. UWB11 contains these coding sequences:
- a CDS encoding tetratricopeptide repeat protein, which produces MRISTVFKTCSLMMLMVVVGFARPINDGNKLYAAGDYAGALEKYMKARQEEPANPLLFYNIGTCQYKLGNFEEAKKELESAVRMPDKAMAAKAAYNLANTHFRVGEKAQEPSARIAAWRESVAYLKKAIDLDNDFENAKKNVEIVQRKLKEELDKQKENKDQNQNQNDQKQPPLSDKAKQVLARALQLCKDGKYAEGKQMLENLIAEDETASQLSGHVQRIDDIIEIKAGRKPKAKIDASNTDNDLEVI; this is translated from the coding sequence ATGCGAATTTCTACTGTTTTTAAGACATGTTCTTTGATGATGCTTATGGTCGTGGTGGGTTTTGCAAGACCTATCAACGATGGCAATAAGCTTTATGCCGCTGGTGATTATGCCGGTGCGCTTGAAAAATATATGAAAGCTAGGCAAGAGGAACCTGCAAATCCATTGCTCTTTTATAACATTGGGACGTGCCAGTACAAGCTCGGGAATTTCGAAGAGGCCAAGAAGGAACTCGAAAGTGCCGTGCGCATGCCCGATAAGGCAATGGCCGCCAAGGCTGCCTACAATTTGGCGAATACGCATTTCCGTGTTGGCGAAAAAGCTCAAGAACCGAGTGCCCGCATTGCCGCTTGGCGTGAATCTGTCGCTTACTTGAAAAAGGCGATTGACCTCGACAACGATTTTGAAAATGCAAAGAAGAACGTCGAAATTGTCCAGCGCAAGCTCAAGGAAGAACTCGACAAGCAAAAAGAAAACAAGGACCAGAACCAGAATCAGAACGACCAGAAACAACCTCCGCTGAGCGATAAGGCAAAACAAGTTTTGGCTCGTGCTCTCCAGCTTTGCAAGGATGGCAAGTATGCCGAAGGCAAGCAAATGCTCGAGAACTTGATTGCTGAAGATGAAACTGCAAGCCAGTTGAGCGGTCACGTGCAACGCATTGATGACATTATTGAAATCAAGGCCGGTCGTAAGCCCAAGGCCAAGATTGACGCTAGCAACACCGACAACGATTTGGAGGTGATCTAA
- a CDS encoding diguanylate cyclase domain-containing protein: protein MDFDSLLSHHRGKACVVSVEFFPDGSYGNIRVVAGNKAHCEDIEALTHHPFVPGCPYEACFPKNPNFEEHCCCCIRENRPLHAYVNLYMMNLWLNMFLLPLDSDQENIGYCFYCYDVAPKADSSAMADLSAETASNVLKSCIKLRGSEDVRSAFQEVVGDICDICGAGHCCILLVDDEKRSCTNFAESLREGRGLFPMSRYINDFYNVAKTWPDTLAGSTCIIIKDERDMEKLREQNPIWAESLKQAGVHSVVLFSLRHGKQHLGYMWVINFNVDDVMKIKETLEVTTFFLASEIASYQLLNKLEIMSTIDSLTGVKNRNVMNNRVDEIVAGHEPVPVAVLFADLNGLKRVNDDQGHSAGDTMLCSAASILQAVFHDGDVYRAGGDEFMILIPAIEEDELQNRLARVHFLSGKTEDVRFSIGSCYGKKDIRKAMRLADERMYAFKNAYYEAHPELKYR, encoded by the coding sequence ATGGATTTTGATAGCTTATTATCGCACCACAGAGGGAAGGCCTGTGTCGTTTCGGTCGAGTTTTTCCCAGACGGTTCCTATGGGAATATCCGCGTTGTTGCTGGCAACAAGGCGCATTGTGAAGATATCGAAGCCTTGACACATCATCCTTTTGTGCCTGGCTGTCCGTATGAAGCATGTTTCCCGAAAAATCCGAATTTTGAAGAGCATTGCTGCTGCTGTATTCGTGAAAACAGACCGCTTCATGCTTATGTCAATCTCTACATGATGAATCTGTGGCTCAATATGTTCCTGTTGCCGCTGGATTCTGACCAAGAAAATATTGGTTATTGCTTTTATTGTTATGATGTCGCCCCCAAGGCGGATTCTTCTGCAATGGCGGACCTGTCTGCGGAAACGGCCTCTAATGTGTTGAAGTCTTGCATCAAACTGCGTGGCTCGGAAGACGTGAGGAGTGCGTTCCAGGAAGTTGTGGGGGACATTTGCGATATTTGTGGTGCCGGCCATTGCTGCATTTTGCTGGTGGATGATGAAAAGCGTAGCTGTACGAACTTTGCGGAATCGCTTCGCGAAGGGAGGGGCTTGTTCCCGATGTCGCGCTACATCAATGACTTTTACAATGTGGCTAAAACGTGGCCGGATACGCTTGCGGGTAGCACGTGTATTATCATAAAAGATGAACGCGATATGGAAAAGCTGCGTGAGCAAAACCCGATTTGGGCAGAATCGCTCAAACAGGCCGGAGTCCATAGTGTGGTGCTTTTCTCGCTCCGGCATGGTAAACAACATCTCGGTTACATGTGGGTCATCAATTTCAATGTTGACGATGTAATGAAGATTAAGGAAACTCTCGAAGTGACGACGTTCTTCCTTGCTTCTGAAATTGCAAGTTATCAGCTTTTGAACAAACTTGAAATTATGAGTACAATAGACTCGTTGACGGGCGTTAAGAACAGAAATGTGATGAACAACCGTGTTGACGAAATTGTCGCAGGTCACGAACCTGTGCCGGTGGCTGTGCTTTTTGCAGATTTGAATGGGCTTAAGCGTGTGAACGACGACCAAGGCCATAGTGCTGGCGATACAATGTTGTGCTCGGCGGCCTCGATTTTGCAGGCAGTATTCCATGATGGCGATGTGTACCGTGCGGGTGGTGACGAATTTATGATTCTTATCCCCGCAATTGAAGAAGACGAATTGCAGAACCGTCTTGCTCGAGTCCATTTCTTGTCGGGAAAAACAGAAGATGTCCGTTTCTCGATAGGCTCTTGTTATGGCAAGAAGGACATTCGCAAGGCGATGCGACTTGCCGATGAGCGCATGTATGCCTTTAAGAATGCGTACTACGAAGCGCACCCTGAATTGAAGTACAGATAA